A stretch of Lathyrus oleraceus cultivar Zhongwan6 chromosome 6, CAAS_Psat_ZW6_1.0, whole genome shotgun sequence DNA encodes these proteins:
- the LOC127095565 gene encoding plasma membrane ATPase 1, with the protein MVEGTMSLDAVIKEAVDLENIPIEEVFDNLKCTKEGLTSEEVQERLDMFGYNKLEEKKESKILKFLGFMWNPLSWVMEVAALMAIAMAHGGGKRGDYQDFVGIIILLIINSTISFIEENNAGNAAAALMARLAPKAKVLRDGKWSEEDASVLVPGDIVSIKLGDIIPADARLLEGDPLKIDQSALTGESLPVTKHPGEGVYSGSTCKQGEIEVVVIATGVHTFFGKAAHLVENTTHVGHFQQVLTSIGNFCICSIAIGMIIEIIVIYGVHGYGYRNGIDNLLVLLIGGIPIAMPTVLSVTMAIGSHKLSQQGAITKRMTAIEEMAGMDVLCSDKTGTLTLNKLTVDKEMIEVFAKGVGKDLVVLMAARASRMENQDAIDCAIVSMLADPKEARAGIKEVHFLPFNPTDKRTALTYIDGAGNMHRVSKGAPEQILNLAQNKAKIERKVHAMIEKFAERGLRSLGIARQEVPEGSKESAGGPWEFVALLPLFDPPRHDSAETIRRALDLGVSVKMITGDQLAIGKETGRRLGMGTNMYPSSSLLGENKDQLGAVSIDDLIEKADGFAGMFLGYSVSSKAFRIFNKRTLSIEESMHVDDKSLEFDLWLICCTLGLSVCY; encoded by the exons atggtGGAAGGGACTATGTCTCTTGATGCTGTTATAAAGGAAGCTGTTGATTTG GAGAACATTCCTATTGAGGAGGTATTTGATAATCTAAAATGCACAAAAGAAGGTTTAACCTCTGAGGAAGTACAAGAGAGGCTTGACATGTTTGGATACAATAAACTTGAAGAAAAAAAG GAAAGTAAAATACTGAAGTTTTTAGGGTTTATGTGGAATCCTTTGTCATGGGTTATGGAAGTTGCTGCTCTCATGGCCATTGCTATGGCACATGGAGGG GGAAAGCGAGGAGATTATCAAGATTTTGTTGGCATAATTATTTTGCTAATTATAAACTCAACCATAAGTTTCATAGAAGAAAATAATGCTGGTAATGCAGCTGCTGCCCTTATGGCAAGATTGGCTCCAAAAGCAAag GTACTTCGTGACGGAAAATGGAGCGAAGAAGATGCTTCGGTATTGGTCCCTGGAGACATAGTTAGCATCAAGCTAGGGGACATCATTCCTGCCGACGCACGTCTCCTTGAAGGTGACCCTTTGAAGATTGATCAG TCTGCTCTTACCGGAGAGTCACTCCCTGTGACTAAACATCCCGGAGAAGGAGTATATTCTGGTTCAACTTGCAAGCAAGGAGAAATTGAAGTCGTAGTCATAGCAACTGGAGTTCACACATTTTTCGGAAAGGCAGCTCATCTCGTCGAAAACACAACACACGTTGGACATTTCCAACAG GTTTTGACATCTATTGGAAATTTCTGCATCTGTTCAATTGCTATTGGAATGATTATTGAAATCATTGTGATATACGGCGTCCACGGATATGGTTACAGAAACGGTATTGATAACCTTCTAGTGCTACTAATTGGAGGAATCCCTATTGCAATGCCAACTGTTCTTTCAGTTACAATGGCTATTGGCTCACATAAGTTATCTCAGCAG GGTGCTATAACAAAGAGAATGACTGCTATTGAAGAAATGGCCGGAATGGATGTGTTATGCAGTGACAAAACAGGCACATTAACTCTTAACAAGCTTACAGTGGACAAGGAAATGATTGAG GTTTTTGCCAAAGGTGTTGGCAAGGATTTGGTTGTACTTATGGCTGCAAGAGCATCAAGGATGGAGAACCAAGATGCAATTGATTGCGCAATCGTTTCAATGTTGGCAGACCCAAAGGAG GCACGAGCTGGAATAAAAGAAGTTCATTTCCTTCCGTTTAATCCAACTGATAAAAGAACTGCCCTTACATACATTGATGGTGCTGGTAATATGCACAGGGTTAGCAAAGGTGCACCAGAGCAG ATTCTCAATCttgcacaaaacaaggcaaaaATCGAACGGAAGGTTCATGCGATGATTGAAAAGTTTGCAGAACGTGGACTTCGTTCTCTTGGGATTGCAAGACAG GAAGTACCGGAGGGAAGTAAGGAAAGTGCAGGAGGACCATGGGAGTTTGTTGCTCTTCTCCCTCTTTTTGACCCTCCGAGACATGATAGCGCAGAAACAATCAGAAGAGCTCTTGATCTTGGTGTTAGTGTCAAAATGATCACTG GTGATCAACTCGCAATAGGTAAGGAAACGGGAAGGCGTCTAGGGATGGGGACTAACATGTATCCTTCTTCATCACTGCTCGGTGAAAATAAAGATCAATTAGGTGCTGTTTCCATTGATGATCTCATTGAGAAAGCTGACGGTTTTGCTg GTATGTTCCTTGGCTACTCCGTATCTAGTAAGGCATTTAGAATTTTCAACAAAAGAACTCTCTCTATTGAAGAATCAATGCAT